The Cyprinus carpio isolate SPL01 chromosome A10, ASM1834038v1, whole genome shotgun sequence nucleotide sequence tttttttaacaagcCCCCTTTTTAAGATATTATACATTAATAGTTGTCTTTTTCTCTCAGGAGCTGCCGATTGGCTCCACTGATCCAGTGCGACTATTGCCCTCTCTTGTTTCACATGGACTGTTTGGACCCGCCTCTCACTGCCTTTCCTACAGGCAGGTGGATGTGTCCCAACCACATCCAGAACCTGGTAGTAAGGAAgtgtttgtaaaacaaaaatctttttaagTGTGACATTTTCATATGCTAAATTGGAAAACACCCCGAAAACACCCTTACAAACATGCCACTCATTCATTCTCCTCATTTCCTCTCAGCTGAACCAGAGAACCTTGACCCTCAGCAACCGTTGCCAGTTATTTGACCAGTTTCAGGATCGCATTTCCCAGCATGCTGTCAAACTTGACTTCCTGCAGCGGATACATCAGCAGCACCCCCCTACATGGCGGTCGGCTCATGCCAACAGCAGAAAGACTCTGAAGGTTATCTGTCTTCTTTTAAACTCACTGTGACATGAGTGATAGACACTTGAGATGTTGACACTTATCTGAGATATCATTTGGTTAATCACAGGTTCCAGATGCCATAAAGTCACAGTACCAGAACCCGCCTACTCTGATGGCCACGGCAGGAATCCGTGAAGGGGAGCTGGTCTGCTCCGGCCTTTCAGAATCTTTTGCCCCACAGCATCTAGCCAGTGAAGACGAACAGTGTCAGGTGTGTATAAGCAGCCTGCAGATTCCTCTGCGTTTGTATTCAGTATTGTTTCTGAACcagtgtttttattctgtttatgcTTTGGTGTAGTGGCTCAAAGACGTCATCTCGCTGCAGTGCAGCATTATGAGGCATTTATGGAACAGACAAACATCTCCTTGGGATTCAGAGCACACAGAAAAGACTGATCTAAAACTCAGAGACTCTTGCCAGAGTGCCACCTCAACAGGCAGCCAGAGCATTGCTCCAAAAGGTTCCTGTAGCTCATGTACTGATGGACTGTGTCAGAATTGTAAGACCACAAATGGCCCTGTAGACCGATTAGTTCAGTCCAATGGAATGCAGGGTCCTGATAGACCCCAAGAAAACACCACTGATCATGAAATGTCCCGTTTACACATGCCCACTCCACCCAACCATGCCAACACTGAAACGGTAATCAAGACAGAGAATGCCAGCTTAAAGTCCTGTAGTAGCACCGAGATCCCTCCACCTGCTTGTGTCAAATCTAAGCCCAACACTCCATCATGTGACCATGGGAAAACTGCATTAGCTTCAGACACAGCAGCAGCAAAACTCTTGGGCTCTACTGCGTGTTCAGGAGCACATGCTGTTAAACCACAGAAAATCACCTCAGATACCGAGTCAAAAGATCAGAGATCTCCATCCAATTCCAGTGGTAAATGCCTACTTTTGTAGTTTGGTTATTACCTAGCAACACTTCAAAAATATTGATTGGATGCTTTCTCTTTCAGATGGGAATGCTGCTTCGGATTCTGCGATGGCTGGCAGTGGTGACATCTTCTCTTGCACAGAACCTAACATGCTGGAGCTGTCCGGACGAATAAAAGACATCATGCAGGGCAGCGGAGGTGGGTTTGAgtgtgtttcagaggaaactTGTAATCTTTCTGTTTTGCTATTCAAGTTAGGttaaaaagttattgtaactttAAGAATTCAAAATCCTTCCCAGTTCTAAATTGTGCATTAAAGCAACTCTATGAAGGTTTGTGTATTTTTGCGACTTTGGCACTGTCATAATTACAGTTGATAGCTATACATAAAGCTGCCATAAAGCAGTCTGCTCTTTTCACAGAACTTCATACCAAACTTACATACTTGAATCAAATTCATCTGCATTATTTGGGGGGAAATAATGcagtatttttccatttttaatctCCAGTGCTTGTTTGTAAGCCTCGACGATTTGGATAAAAACTGTTATATATCAATTtgactataaaataattattacaactttattaggattattattactattatttaaactatattaaacaaAAGACTTCAAAAGATGGCAGCATTTTGAAACCTGGTTTGTATTGCAGAAGTTGAGCTTGGCTCATTAGATGAGAAATTTATCAAGCACTTAGCCTGGCAGCGGATTCAGCAGCTCTTTGAGTCGAAAACCTCTCCTGTTCAGAGCAGTTCTCCTTTATCGGTGTCACCCACTCACAGGAAACACAGTGAAGGTATGAGATTCATggttcattatgctctttttgaaGTTTGTGTACCCGTCAGCGAATGAACTCTTGATGTTTCTATTTCAGCCCAAAACAAGGAAGTGCAGGCGAGAGCTTCATTCTGTTCGGCCTCAGGAAAGGGAACGGCTGTAAACATGTGCTACAGGAGTCTGTACATCGGAACAGGTGATTATTATCCTGTGGCTGCAGGAAATGCGTCATCCTACAGTGTTCAGTACAACTATGTGTTCTCATTGCAGGTGCTGATATGGATGTGTGCCTTACAAACTACGGGCATTGCAACTACGTTTCAGGGAAACATGCCTGTATATTTTATGATGAGGTAGgcaatttgaaacatttaacatgcTTTACGCACAAAGGTGGTGTCATCTCTGagtgatttacatttacatgcatttgttCTCTTCTCCTCCAGAATACAAAGCAGTATGAACTGCTGAACTACAGTGAACATGGGACGACTGTTGACAACGTTTTATATTCCTGTGACTTCTCTGAGAAGATGAGCCAGAGTCCATCCAACAACCTGCTTGCCAAAGTGCAAAACATCATCCGTGAGTTATTCCTCTTCCAGTTCCAATGATTTAAAAACTGTGGtcagaaaaatgcacaaatgaatcatttacagtaaattcaataacatgtatttagaaAATGGATAGGGTGATTTCCATTTCATGACAACTTAAAAAGCATCACACAGTAAGCATCAGTATTAACTAAAGTGCGTTTGTAGGACGCTGCAGGAAAAAGGAGCAGGAGGAGTCTTCAGTGGGCTTGGCTGCAACATCAGAGGTTGGAGTTATGAGCTGCGAGTCCCAAGATGCTCTCATCACTCCCTGTAACTGTAA carries:
- the LOC109089357 gene encoding PHD finger protein 12-like isoform X2, which encodes MWGKMENPTIVYDLDTSGGLMEQIQTLLAPPKSEDGEKRTKKPDRSTRRAGRASNHDTCDSCREGGDLLCCDHCPAAFHLQCCNPPLSREMLPPGDWMCHRCTVRKKKREQKKEQINGLLELQLGKQMPSPAPEQECGTLCLDPSVGLGSTGLRTAVAQVRLLERQPSSRPATPNSNTSSTDTPTPSEQNDMEEDLLDVEDEAQGSEPEISNITTTLKRPFDLLIAAAMQRNPTQFQLPTDLTCTTTLPGTSKRRRKDELSGKNVKRPQHELDHCGLVPLPVKVCYTCSRSCRLAPLIQCDYCPLLFHMDCLDPPLTAFPTGRWMCPNHIQNLLNQRTLTLSNRCQLFDQFQDRISQHAVKLDFLQRIHQQHPPTWRSAHANSRKTLKVPDAIKSQYQNPPTLMATAGIREGELVCSGLSESFAPQHLASEDEQCQWLKDVISLQCSIMRHLWNRQTSPWDSEHTEKTDLKLRDSCQSATSTGSQSIAPKGSCSSCTDGLCQNCKTTNGPVDRLVQSNGMQGPDRPQENTTDHEMSRLHMPTPPNHANTETVIKTENASLKSCSSTEIPPPACVKSKPNTPSCDHGKTALASDTAAAKLLGSTACSGAHAVKPQKITSDTESKDQRSPSNSSDGNAASDSAMAGSGDIFSCTEPNMLELSGRIKDIMQGSGEVELGSLDEKFIKHLAWQRIQQLFESKTSPVQSSSPLSVSPTHRKHSEAQNKEVQARASFCSASGKGTAVNMCYRSLYIGTGADMDVCLTNYGHCNYVSGKHACIFYDENTKQYELLNYSEHGTTVDNVLYSCDFSEKMSQSPSNNLLAKVQNIIRRCRKKEQEESSVGLAATSEVGVMSCESQDALITPCNCKNSSSSLIGGSGAGWEGTALLHHGSHIKLGCLQFIFSITEFANKSLKDELTTCTLTPTPGQQGEQLSKAMPPSLQHNLVT
- the LOC109089357 gene encoding PHD finger protein 12-like isoform X1: MWGKMENPTIVYDLDTSGGLMEQIQTLLAPPKSEDGEKRTKKPDRSTRRAGRASNHDTCDSCREGGDLLCCDHCPAAFHLQCCNPPLSREMLPPGDWMCHRCTVRKKKREQKKEQINGLLELQLGKQMPSPAPEQECGTLCLDPSVGLGSTGLRTAVAQVRLLERQPSSRPATPNSNTSSTDTPTPSEQNDMEEDLLDVEDEAQGSEPEISNITTTLKRPFDLLIAAAMQRNPTQFQLPTDLTCTTTLPGTSKRRRKDELSGKNVKRPQHELDHCGLVPLPVKVCYTCSRSCRLAPLIQCDYCPLLFHMDCLDPPLTAFPTGRWMCPNHIQNLVLNQRTLTLSNRCQLFDQFQDRISQHAVKLDFLQRIHQQHPPTWRSAHANSRKTLKVPDAIKSQYQNPPTLMATAGIREGELVCSGLSESFAPQHLASEDEQCQWLKDVISLQCSIMRHLWNRQTSPWDSEHTEKTDLKLRDSCQSATSTGSQSIAPKGSCSSCTDGLCQNCKTTNGPVDRLVQSNGMQGPDRPQENTTDHEMSRLHMPTPPNHANTETVIKTENASLKSCSSTEIPPPACVKSKPNTPSCDHGKTALASDTAAAKLLGSTACSGAHAVKPQKITSDTESKDQRSPSNSSDGNAASDSAMAGSGDIFSCTEPNMLELSGRIKDIMQGSGEVELGSLDEKFIKHLAWQRIQQLFESKTSPVQSSSPLSVSPTHRKHSEAQNKEVQARASFCSASGKGTAVNMCYRSLYIGTGADMDVCLTNYGHCNYVSGKHACIFYDENTKQYELLNYSEHGTTVDNVLYSCDFSEKMSQSPSNNLLAKVQNIIRRCRKKEQEESSVGLAATSEVGVMSCESQDALITPCNCKNSSSSLIGGSGAGWEGTALLHHGSHIKLGCLQFIFSITEFANKSLKDELTTCTLTPTPGQQGEQLSKAMPPSLQHNLVT